In Rickettsiella endosymbiont of Aleochara curtula, one genomic interval encodes:
- a CDS encoding glycoside hydrolase family 3 N-terminal domain-containing protein: MSGILTIGIVLQDWLDNASTREAYKELIQNPIIREVSIFNDPAKAAITQDQVKQFADTIRVLRTDIDIAVDQEGGLVQRLRGEGFSSLSKPDDLRKLYLSGQENAALEIAKACGIVTAYELGQAGINILYGPVFDTYNPDAAIIGKIGRSYGNPPVSTSLLANYLKGINGCLYTIAKHFPDHGQVTNDTHIQMATDTRSIEDICIHSLPPYKYLNYDGLMIPHVIYTAVDELPATLSEKTITTFVHKLARPAMPLFSDALEMHALASIAPTMNDRVKRCLESGCDAILYCGGGGKQEPDYLDTLQKLFTFIEEQKQAEPAFLQRYQSAEEKIALLSKRKINPLPTHTEYEHAKKIIDVFACKASAGITPAPAPRM, translated from the coding sequence ATGTCAGGAATACTAACAATAGGTATAGTGTTACAAGATTGGTTAGACAATGCATCCACTCGTGAAGCATACAAAGAACTTATCCAAAATCCTATCATTAGAGAAGTTTCTATTTTTAATGATCCAGCAAAAGCCGCCATTACCCAAGATCAAGTAAAACAATTTGCTGATACCATTCGTGTTCTCCGCACCGATATTGACATCGCGGTTGATCAAGAAGGCGGATTAGTGCAAAGACTCCGCGGTGAAGGATTTAGCTCCTTATCGAAACCCGACGATTTACGTAAGCTGTATCTATCCGGTCAGGAAAATGCGGCGTTGGAAATAGCCAAGGCATGCGGTATTGTCACTGCCTATGAACTCGGTCAAGCGGGTATTAATATTTTGTATGGACCGGTATTCGATACGTATAATCCCGATGCCGCAATTATTGGAAAAATTGGTCGATCGTATGGGAATCCACCAGTTAGCACGTCTTTACTTGCAAATTATTTGAAGGGGATAAACGGATGCCTGTATACCATCGCAAAACATTTCCCGGATCATGGACAAGTAACCAATGATACACATATCCAGATGGCTACTGATACACGCAGTATAGAGGATATTTGCATACATTCTTTACCACCTTATAAATATCTCAACTACGATGGATTGATGATACCCCATGTGATTTATACAGCAGTCGATGAATTACCTGCTACGTTATCAGAAAAAACCATCACCACTTTTGTGCATAAATTGGCTAGACCTGCTATGCCGCTATTTAGCGATGCATTGGAAATGCATGCCTTAGCATCCATAGCACCCACCATGAATGACAGGGTCAAACGCTGTCTTGAAAGTGGCTGTGATGCCATTTTATATTGCGGCGGCGGCGGGAAACAAGAGCCCGATTATTTAGATACGCTGCAGAAATTATTTACTTTTATTGAAGAGCAAAAACAAGCTGAACCAGCTTTTCTACAGCGTTACCAATCGGCAGAAGAAAAAATAGCGCTGTTATCTAAGAGAAAGATAAATCCACTCCCGACGCACACAGAATATGAGCATGCTAAAAAAATTATTGATGTGTTTGCTTGTAAAGCTTCTGCTGGAATAACACCAGCTCCCGCACCGAGAATGTAA
- a CDS encoding type II toxin-antitoxin system death-on-curing family toxin produces the protein MHKIKTLTIDEVIKVHDDILNNSGGLAGISLHKSLEAALNRAENYSFYEDVNDLFEIASIYCIAIAQGHLFNDGNKRTAFSVLYNFLEINGYELDAKSEAIVDIMLKVAEKKLTKKELSNWIKENVLN, from the coding sequence ATGCATAAAATAAAGACGCTAACCATTGATGAAGTTATTAAAGTCCACGATGACATTCTGAATAACTCAGGCGGGCTTGCGGGTATTTCCTTGCACAAATCCTTAGAGGCTGCCCTAAATCGTGCTGAAAATTATTCATTCTACGAAGACGTTAATGATCTGTTCGAAATAGCATCTATATATTGTATTGCAATAGCTCAAGGCCATTTATTTAATGATGGAAATAAGCGTACCGCTTTTTCTGTCCTGTATAATTTTTTAGAGATAAATGGCTATGAACTTGATGCAAAGTCAGAAGCTATTGTAGATATTATGTTGAAAGTTGCTGAAAAAAAGTTAACCAAGAAAGAACTTTCAAACTGGATTAAAGAAAATGTCCTAAATTGA
- the rluB gene encoding 23S rRNA pseudouridine(2605) synthase RluB, with the protein MNEKIQKVLANLGIGSRREIERWIREGRIRINHQLAKLGDRIDLTAKILIDGKPVPLVPATDFQRRVLIYHKPEGEICARSDPEGRPTVFEHLPRLRGQRWIMIGRLDINTLGLLVFTNDGELAHRLSHPSYEIEREYAVRVLGKVDEKILDRLKNGVKLEDGMAAFTRIEERGGSGANHWYHVVLKEGRNREVRRLWESQGVNVSRLLRVRFGNVTLPEDLSRGQYRELKADEMQKLARLVGLD; encoded by the coding sequence ATGAATGAAAAAATCCAAAAAGTATTGGCCAATTTAGGTATCGGTTCGCGTCGCGAAATTGAGCGTTGGATCCGCGAAGGTCGAATTCGTATTAATCATCAGCTTGCTAAGCTGGGTGATAGAATTGATTTGACGGCAAAAATCTTGATCGATGGTAAGCCGGTACCTTTAGTCCCCGCGACTGATTTTCAACGTCGCGTGTTGATCTATCATAAGCCTGAGGGTGAGATCTGTGCACGGTCAGATCCTGAAGGTCGACCGACAGTATTTGAACATTTGCCACGTTTGCGCGGTCAACGCTGGATCATGATTGGTCGTTTAGATATTAACACCCTAGGTTTATTAGTGTTTACCAATGATGGCGAATTAGCGCATCGTCTATCGCATCCTTCTTACGAGATTGAAAGAGAATACGCCGTGCGTGTACTCGGAAAAGTCGATGAGAAAATTTTGGATCGTTTGAAAAATGGAGTGAAACTAGAAGACGGCATGGCAGCGTTTACACGGATTGAAGAGCGAGGTGGATCCGGTGCTAATCATTGGTATCATGTGGTGCTGAAAGAAGGGCGTAACCGGGAAGTCAGGCGTTTATGGGAATCACAGGGTGTCAATGTCAGTCGTTTGTTGCGCGTACGATTTGGCAATGTGACGTTGCCTGAAGATCTGAGCAGAGGCCAATACCGTGAATTAAAAGCCGACGAGATGCAGAAATTAGCGCGTTTAGTCGGTTTAGATTAA
- a CDS encoding alkyl/aryl-sulfatase: MLPRIFITVLLILTAVTTYTQTHNTIIYQPAATHFFKNADGSKPASAQTKTLNQAVLNKLPFERRDDYSLAKKGFIASFPALSIKNKEQQTVWSLRAYEFLTDNDAPFTVNPSLWRQAQLNMNNGLYQVTDSIYQVRGFDLANMDIIEGKTGIIIIDPLLSAETAKAALELYYQHRPKKPIKAVIFTHSHADHFGGVLGVISEKDVSSGRIKVLAPEGFLEHAVSENVYAGNAMNRRAMYMYGHILPRSTTGQVDAGIGKTLSLGEITLVAPTDLIKKTGERKIIDGVEMIFQMAPHTEAPAEMIIYFPQFKALCMAEDATHTMHNLYTLRGASIRDAVAWWKALDEAIELFSNKTDVIFFQHTWPVWDQTHLTNMLRKQRDLYKFIHDQTLNLINKGYTANDLASHMNFPPELADEWFNRGYYGSLSQNAKAIYQFYLGWYDSNPTHLDPLPSVETSQKTIEYMGGASAVLNKAQQDYKNGNYRWVAQVLNNLVFADPNNQKARLLEADALEQLGYQTENATWRNEYLVGAFELRHGKPETIMKGPITPEVLKAIPIPMILDYMGIRINAAKAQNKKMGFNLNFTDRNQHYGLSLENSVLIYTPNKQVSYADATINLSRDTLNTILLKQKTIEQALQDGSIQIQGDKNKLSEFMSLLDDFPFMFNIMTPIASDA, translated from the coding sequence ATGCTACCCAGAATATTCATTACCGTATTATTAATACTCACCGCGGTAACCACTTACACGCAAACCCATAATACGATTATTTATCAACCCGCCGCCACGCATTTCTTTAAAAATGCCGATGGCTCGAAACCGGCTAGTGCGCAGACAAAAACACTCAACCAAGCGGTGCTAAATAAACTTCCTTTTGAGCGACGGGATGATTATAGTCTGGCTAAAAAAGGATTTATTGCTTCCTTTCCGGCATTGTCGATTAAAAATAAAGAACAGCAAACGGTTTGGTCACTACGAGCTTATGAGTTTTTAACGGACAATGACGCGCCTTTTACGGTTAACCCTAGTTTGTGGCGTCAAGCACAACTTAATATGAATAACGGTTTATATCAAGTAACCGATTCTATTTATCAAGTGCGCGGTTTTGATTTAGCCAACATGGATATTATTGAAGGCAAAACCGGCATCATTATTATCGATCCGCTACTCAGCGCAGAAACGGCCAAAGCCGCTTTAGAGCTTTATTATCAACATCGACCTAAAAAACCCATCAAAGCCGTAATCTTTACACATAGTCATGCCGATCATTTTGGTGGTGTATTGGGCGTTATTTCAGAAAAAGATGTCAGCTCTGGCAGAATAAAGGTTTTAGCACCGGAAGGATTTTTAGAGCATGCCGTCAGTGAAAATGTTTATGCTGGGAATGCCATGAATCGACGCGCAATGTATATGTATGGACATATTTTGCCGCGTAGCACAACTGGGCAAGTGGATGCGGGAATAGGAAAAACGCTTTCATTAGGTGAAATTACGCTGGTCGCTCCTACGGATCTGATTAAAAAAACTGGCGAGAGAAAAATCATTGATGGTGTAGAAATGATCTTTCAAATGGCGCCACACACCGAAGCACCCGCGGAAATGATCATCTATTTTCCGCAATTTAAAGCGCTATGTATGGCAGAAGATGCCACGCATACCATGCATAATCTCTATACCTTACGTGGCGCAAGCATACGTGATGCCGTGGCTTGGTGGAAAGCGCTCGATGAAGCCATCGAATTGTTTAGCAACAAAACCGACGTAATTTTTTTTCAACATACCTGGCCGGTCTGGGACCAAACGCATTTAACCAATATGTTACGCAAACAACGCGACTTATATAAATTTATCCATGATCAAACCTTGAATTTAATTAATAAGGGTTACACGGCTAACGATTTAGCGTCTCACATGAACTTTCCGCCGGAGCTGGCAGATGAATGGTTTAACCGCGGTTACTATGGTTCACTTTCGCAAAATGCCAAAGCCATTTATCAATTTTATCTCGGTTGGTATGATTCTAATCCCACTCATTTGGATCCACTTCCTTCCGTTGAGACGAGTCAAAAAACTATTGAATATATGGGGGGTGCTTCCGCTGTCCTCAACAAAGCACAGCAAGATTATAAAAATGGCAATTATCGTTGGGTGGCACAGGTGTTAAATAATCTCGTGTTTGCCGATCCGAATAATCAAAAAGCACGTCTACTCGAAGCCGATGCGCTCGAACAATTAGGTTATCAAACCGAGAATGCGACTTGGCGCAATGAATATTTAGTGGGTGCATTTGAGTTACGTCATGGTAAGCCTGAAACCATTATGAAAGGTCCCATTACACCAGAAGTATTAAAAGCCATACCGATTCCCATGATTTTAGATTACATGGGTATACGCATAAATGCAGCAAAAGCGCAAAACAAAAAAATGGGATTTAATTTAAATTTTACTGATAGGAACCAACATTACGGCCTAAGCCTCGAAAATTCGGTACTAATTTATACACCGAATAAACAAGTTTCTTATGCCGATGCGACGATAAATTTAAGCCGAGATACATTAAATACCATACTATTGAAACAAAAGACCATCGAGCAAGCGTTACAAGATGGGAGCATACAGATTCAAGGTGATAAAAATAAATTAAGCGAATTCATGAGCTTATTGGATGACTTCCCTTTTATGTTTAATATCATGACACCGATTGCTTCCGATGCATAG
- a CDS encoding transporter — protein MRAGELGHFIPSSWDIRSFISPPPGIYFTLYNYLYSSNDLKDRNGNSIQSAVINGVPTQLNIDVNTFFTAPTFLWSSNKKLFGANYALLVIQPIANPSLQAFLQIQNTGIAANQSSWGFGDLYLRPIWLTWHWPNLDLSASYALYAPSGRYARFDRNNIGLGFWTNELQLASGFYFDKQHSLAFLLTATYDINQRKTDVDIKPGNYFSLNWGISKYITLDQGILEIGIPGYDQWQVSHDSGSALLANLAATDQVHAAGAQLGYTVSPWNLTMTGKFMQEFNAKARFQGRVYTLSISYQF, from the coding sequence GTGCGGGCGGGTGAGTTAGGTCATTTTATTCCAAGTAGTTGGGACATTCGAAGCTTTATCTCACCGCCCCCGGGAATTTACTTTACTTTATACAACTATTTATATAGCAGTAATGATTTAAAAGATCGCAATGGAAATTCTATTCAATCGGCGGTTATTAATGGAGTGCCGACGCAGCTTAATATTGATGTGAATACTTTTTTTACGGCACCTACTTTTCTTTGGTCATCCAACAAAAAACTATTCGGCGCTAATTATGCATTGCTGGTCATACAACCGATTGCTAACCCTTCGTTACAAGCTTTTTTGCAAATCCAAAATACCGGAATCGCCGCAAACCAATCCAGTTGGGGTTTTGGTGATCTTTATTTGCGACCGATTTGGTTGACTTGGCATTGGCCTAATCTGGATCTTTCAGCTTCATACGCGCTATATGCGCCGAGTGGACGTTATGCACGTTTCGATCGCAATAATATTGGTTTAGGTTTTTGGACGAATGAGTTACAACTCGCCAGTGGTTTTTACTTTGATAAGCAACACTCTCTGGCGTTTTTATTAACCGCTACTTACGATATCAATCAACGAAAAACCGATGTGGATATTAAGCCCGGAAATTATTTTTCATTAAATTGGGGGATCAGTAAATATATTACGCTCGATCAAGGAATCTTAGAAATCGGTATTCCCGGCTATGATCAATGGCAGGTGAGTCATGATAGTGGATCAGCATTATTAGCGAATCTCGCCGCCACTGATCAAGTGCATGCAGCTGGTGCACAGCTAGGTTATACGGTTAGTCCATGGAATTTAACTATGACTGGAAAGTTTATGCAGGAGTTTAATGCTAAAGCGCGTTTTCAAGGTAGAGTTTATACCTTATCGATAAGTTACCAATTCTAA
- a CDS encoding gamma carbonic anhydrase family protein, with translation MLYSFEDRHPTLLGEAIFIAESADVIGSVIIHNHVIILPQAVVRADNTVIEIGENTNIQDGAVLHTDPDMPMHIGRNVTIAHHTMVHARAVGDYSVVAIGAKILNNAVIGKHCLIAANALVLENQHIPDGSLVMGSPGKIKPLSPQQIADMQWYAQHYVDKIHRYQKGLKRFDPKQSKVKAD, from the coding sequence ATGCTTTATTCTTTTGAAGATAGACATCCTACACTATTAGGCGAAGCTATTTTTATTGCCGAGAGTGCAGATGTCATTGGCTCAGTCATCATTCACAATCATGTCATTATTTTACCGCAAGCGGTAGTCCGTGCAGATAATACCGTGATAGAAATCGGCGAAAATACCAATATCCAAGACGGAGCGGTGTTGCATACCGATCCGGATATGCCGATGCATATTGGTAGGAATGTAACGATTGCTCATCATACCATGGTGCATGCGCGTGCAGTGGGCGATTATTCTGTGGTCGCCATCGGCGCTAAAATATTAAATAACGCCGTGATTGGTAAACACTGCTTGATTGCCGCGAATGCCTTGGTGTTAGAGAATCAGCATATTCCCGATGGCTCCTTGGTGATGGGTTCACCAGGAAAAATAAAACCATTGTCACCCCAGCAAATAGCGGATATGCAATGGTATGCACAACATTATGTAGACAAGATTCATCGTTATCAAAAAGGACTTAAACGATTTGATCCCAAGCAGAGTAAAGTTAAAGCCGACTAA
- the scpB gene encoding SMC-Scp complex subunit ScpB, translating into MENQTLKSICEAAILAAGEPVSIERLLDLFSLEERPTKSNLKKVLLELSEDYQDRGIQLKQLASGYCFQTTSTLNEWVKRLWPEKPPRYSHAFLETLSIIAYKQPVTRGDIEAIRGVGVNPTIIKTLLEQEWIQVVGQREVPGRPNLYATSTLFLDHFGLKELAELPPFPLPGITEPSEIALATDHESNASLDVLEN; encoded by the coding sequence ATGGAAAATCAAACGCTTAAGTCAATATGTGAGGCCGCTATTCTTGCTGCCGGTGAGCCGGTGAGCATCGAGCGCTTGTTAGATTTATTTAGCCTAGAAGAACGCCCGACAAAATCTAACCTAAAGAAAGTTCTCCTGGAATTAAGTGAAGATTATCAAGACCGCGGTATCCAATTAAAGCAATTGGCCAGCGGTTATTGTTTCCAAACGACGAGTACCTTAAACGAGTGGGTCAAACGACTCTGGCCGGAAAAACCACCCCGATATTCACATGCCTTTTTAGAAACCTTAAGTATCATTGCTTACAAGCAACCGGTGACACGTGGCGACATTGAAGCGATACGTGGTGTCGGGGTAAATCCAACTATTATAAAAACTTTATTGGAGCAAGAATGGATACAGGTGGTGGGGCAACGTGAGGTTCCGGGACGACCTAATCTGTATGCGACATCGACCTTATTTCTTGATCATTTTGGCTTAAAAGAGTTAGCGGAATTGCCGCCTTTTCCTTTGCCTGGGATTACTGAGCCTAGTGAGATTGCACTGGCGACTGATCATGAATCGAATGCTTCGCTCGATGTCCTTGAAAATTAG
- the thiM gene encoding hydroxyethylthiazole kinase, with translation MKTKNCLDKLTSPSSSAFTLASLFHDVDLIRHTHPLIHNITNLVVMPTTANMLLALGAAPIMAHAQEELEDIIHLAQALVINIGTLDQTWLAAIEKAQLAALKRGIPIIFDPVGAGASTYRTAAASSIIKRGVTVIRGNASEIMALLDTSITTKGVDTTQASSNAVTSAQTLAQQYQCIVVVSGKIDFIVNEAMSVALDYGTPLLTKVVGMGCSLTAMIASFLAVNPHRFNAAVHAMAWMGLVSEIAEKKSHGPGSFYTQLLDSLYTVQKDQIQSLLKKTSVVV, from the coding sequence TTGAAAACAAAAAATTGTTTAGACAAATTAACGTCACCCTCCAGTAGCGCATTCACGCTAGCATCGTTATTCCATGACGTCGATTTAATCCGTCACACCCATCCATTAATTCACAATATTACCAATCTAGTTGTTATGCCGACGACGGCTAATATGTTACTAGCCTTAGGTGCTGCGCCGATTATGGCACATGCACAAGAAGAATTAGAGGATATTATCCACCTGGCACAAGCCTTAGTGATAAATATTGGTACACTTGATCAAACTTGGCTAGCGGCTATAGAAAAAGCTCAATTAGCTGCTTTAAAACGCGGTATTCCTATCATATTCGATCCGGTGGGTGCTGGCGCCAGTACCTACCGCACCGCTGCGGCCTCAAGCATTATTAAGCGCGGTGTCACAGTTATTCGCGGTAATGCTTCAGAAATTATGGCTTTGCTCGATACCTCCATCACCACCAAAGGCGTCGATACCACGCAAGCCAGTAGCAATGCTGTTACATCCGCGCAAACTTTAGCACAACAATACCAATGTATCGTGGTGGTCAGCGGAAAAATCGATTTTATTGTCAATGAGGCTATGTCCGTTGCACTGGATTATGGAACACCACTACTCACTAAAGTTGTGGGTATGGGATGTTCCTTAACCGCCATGATTGCCAGTTTTTTAGCCGTGAATCCGCATCGATTTAATGCGGCCGTGCATGCCATGGCCTGGATGGGACTGGTAAGTGAAATTGCCGAAAAAAAATCCCATGGCCCGGGAAGTTTTTATACGCAATTACTCGATAGTCTTTATACCGTGCAAAAAGATCAGATACAAAGCTTACTTAAAAAGACAAGTGTTGTTGTATGA
- the thiE gene encoding thiamine phosphate synthase: MTIDYSYYLIADEAACAPLSIIDAVEQVITTGISCVQLRMKNQTPENIMRTGKQLLRLLRVRHIPLIINDHPDIALAIDADGVHIGQMDKAYTTVRQQLGSKKVIGLTIENIQQAQQCCHYDCDYFGVGPVFATATKKYATAPLGIANLKNINAALGAPVIAIGGINTQNLQSVLATGVAGVAMASAIFSASDPQLMSQKLAQTILQSRHVTA, from the coding sequence ATGACGATTGATTATTCTTATTATTTGATTGCCGATGAAGCAGCGTGTGCGCCCTTATCCATCATCGATGCCGTTGAGCAAGTGATAACGACGGGTATTAGTTGCGTGCAACTACGGATGAAAAATCAAACACCAGAAAATATCATGCGCACTGGCAAACAACTATTACGCTTATTGCGTGTGCGACATATTCCTTTAATCATTAATGATCATCCGGATATTGCACTCGCCATTGATGCCGATGGCGTACACATCGGACAAATGGATAAAGCTTATACCACGGTGCGTCAACAATTAGGCAGTAAAAAAGTCATTGGTCTCACGATTGAAAATATTCAACAGGCACAACAATGTTGCCATTATGATTGCGATTATTTTGGTGTCGGTCCGGTCTTTGCGACGGCTACCAAAAAATATGCCACAGCACCGCTCGGCATTGCCAATTTAAAAAATATTAATGCGGCTCTGGGTGCTCCAGTCATAGCTATAGGCGGCATCAATACTCAAAATCTTCAATCGGTATTAGCAACGGGTGTGGCTGGCGTAGCTATGGCATCGGCTATTTTTTCGGCAAGCGATCCTCAACTTATGAGTCAAAAATTAGCGCAAACTATTTTGCAAAGCCGTCATGTCACCGCGTAA
- the thiD gene encoding bifunctional hydroxymethylpyrimidine kinase/phosphomethylpyrimidine kinase yields the protein MSPRNSSLAQVVSIAGTDPSGGAGSQADIKAISATGSYAASIITILVAQNTQSVTAIQEIPLAFIQQQIDAVFTDLSISAVKLGMLYHEDIIHLVAANLKKYQPTFIVLDPVMISQTGHALLKPEAIRALVNDLFPLATLITPNIPEAESILSLNINDEHSMQAAAILLATRYKVSILLKGGHLKTTLSTDFLYDYPQQQIHRFATQRINTKNTHGTGCTLSAAIASYLAQGESLINAIVKAKNYLTQCILAAKDLKLGHGQGPVQHFYFLQKFRKYKLSRNKSLLNRRP from the coding sequence ATGTCACCGCGTAACTCCTCGCTAGCACAAGTCGTCAGTATTGCTGGCACCGATCCTTCTGGTGGTGCCGGCAGTCAAGCCGACATCAAAGCGATATCCGCCACGGGTAGCTATGCAGCGAGTATCATTACCATCTTAGTCGCACAAAACACACAATCGGTTACCGCGATACAAGAAATTCCATTAGCTTTTATTCAGCAACAAATCGATGCGGTATTTACTGATTTGTCTATAAGCGCCGTTAAACTCGGCATGCTGTATCATGAAGATATTATCCATTTAGTCGCTGCTAACTTAAAAAAATACCAACCGACATTTATTGTGCTTGATCCGGTGATGATTTCTCAAACCGGTCATGCCTTATTAAAACCAGAAGCCATACGAGCTTTAGTGAATGATTTATTCCCATTGGCAACACTGATAACGCCCAATATTCCAGAAGCCGAATCGATCTTATCCCTTAACATTAACGACGAGCACAGCATGCAAGCTGCCGCCATACTGCTCGCAACACGTTACAAAGTTTCGATATTGCTTAAAGGTGGACATTTAAAAACGACGCTCTCAACGGATTTTCTTTATGATTATCCACAACAACAAATACACCGCTTTGCAACGCAACGTATCAATACTAAAAATACACATGGTACCGGTTGCACATTATCGGCTGCGATCGCTTCGTATTTAGCTCAAGGTGAAAGTTTAATTAACGCCATTGTTAAAGCGAAAAATTATTTGACGCAATGTATTTTAGCCGCAAAAGATTTAAAACTGGGTCATGGTCAAGGCCCAGTCCAGCATTTTTATTTTTTACAGAAGTTTCGTAAATACAAACTGTCGAGGAATAAAAGTTTGTTGAATAGAAGACCTTAG
- a CDS encoding TenA family protein yields the protein MFNQLKDAVADIMPKIYQHPFNQELAQGNLALETFIFYLKQDALYLADFSKALALTSTRLPHDQQSELFMQFAMNALKAERDLHVNVLKKYASTTSTGNKQSPFCFMYTNYLLRMASNAPVEEAVASLLPCFWVYQQVGLRAGAKKIPHNPYQEWIDLYSSQEFNYSVEQMITTLNDLAMPASIPCQQKMLLAFRQATLCEWQFWQGAYVQQTWPI from the coding sequence ATGTTTAATCAACTTAAAGATGCTGTGGCGGACATCATGCCTAAAATCTATCAGCATCCTTTTAATCAGGAGCTGGCGCAAGGTAATTTAGCTTTAGAAACATTTATTTTTTATTTAAAACAAGATGCCTTATATCTTGCAGATTTTTCAAAAGCACTCGCACTTACCTCCACACGACTACCACACGATCAGCAAAGCGAATTATTTATGCAATTTGCCATGAATGCACTTAAAGCTGAACGTGATCTACATGTAAACGTTTTAAAAAAATATGCTAGCACTACCTCTACTGGCAATAAACAAAGTCCGTTTTGCTTTATGTATACCAATTATTTATTGCGTATGGCAAGCAACGCCCCAGTAGAAGAAGCCGTTGCTAGTTTACTACCCTGTTTTTGGGTTTATCAACAAGTAGGACTCCGTGCCGGCGCCAAAAAAATTCCGCATAATCCTTATCAAGAATGGATCGATTTATATTCCAGTCAAGAATTTAATTATTCCGTGGAACAAATGATAACGACACTTAATGATCTTGCCATGCCTGCTAGTATTCCATGTCAACAAAAAATGTTACTCGCATTTAGACAAGCCACGTTGTGTGAATGGCAATTTTGGCAAGGGGCTTATGTACAACAAACTTGGCCAATTTAA